In Lycium ferocissimum isolate CSIRO_LF1 chromosome 11, AGI_CSIRO_Lferr_CH_V1, whole genome shotgun sequence, a single genomic region encodes these proteins:
- the LOC132035962 gene encoding poly(A)-specific ribonuclease PARN isoform X2 gives MADVLFAERMKNTIREWYDSLLSKRSSSSESKQISTDPNQRFQMVFFKTRPALALSGFTSRQLRVIKAVTRKHFKDLAYIRVAGEATSLQQLIVYTDSNDDRDLLMKEVKDGLHKEAELKVKSAVGFRHIIDLLSSERKLIVGHNCFLDMAHIYSKFIGPLPSTAEDYVSSIQKYFPFIIDTKILLNANGVFQKMVNKSSTSLSKAFVSICPQIALGVKTSGLADRPCVEVEVQVDEKRSSNWNSGAKHEAGYDAFMTGCIFAQACNHLGIDFTLHVLAGDLAKDTKLQNYINRLYLSWVSGDIIDLSTGTCTTDSSASSKLKSRYQEISFPSIILLWGLPSKLKAREIKVCILQAFGPTSVSSVYHLDESAVFIQFSKPELVSKFLEMKETLSRNSDPISVLHPLSNILNGEHTHAATYDVYRRICSSSISKKLFADQAEAVGIKNKTVSSRAERGKKGNLVFDKENEVRVFDEQVDDLMSPRYGSSETDRSTESFYLDEVLASK, from the exons ATGGCAGATGTTCTATTTGCTGAGAGAATGAAGAACACAATCAGGGAATGGTATGATAGTTTGTTAAGTAAGAGAAGCAGTAGCTCTGAAAGTAAACAAATATCAACTGATCCAAATCAGAGATTTCAAATGGTTTTCTTCAAGACCCGTCCAGCGCTTGCCCTAAGTGGGTTTACTTCTCGCCAACTAAGGGTGATTAAAGCG GTCACCAGAAAGCATTTCAAAGATCTTGCCTATATCCGAGTAGCTGGTGAAGCAACATCTCTGCAGCAATTGATTGTCTATACAGATTCCAACGATGACAGGGATCTACTGATG AAAGAGGTGAAGGACGGCCTTCATAAAGAAGCGGAACTAAAGGTCAAATCTGCTGTTGGATTTCGACATATTATTGATCTTCTTTCCTCGGAGCGGAAGTTGATTGTCGGTCACAATTGCTTTCTTG ATATGGCACATATATACAGTAAATTCATTGGCCCACTACCTTCGACCGCTGAGGATTATGTATCTTCCATTCAGAAGTACTTCCCTTTCATAATTGACACCAAAATACTCTTGAACGCAAACGGTGTTTTTCAAAAGATGGTGAATAAAAGCAGCACATCACTATCCAAAGCATTTGTCTCTATCTGTCCTCAAATTGCTTTAGGTGTCAAAACTTCTGGTTTGGCTGATAGACCATGTGTAGAGGTGGAGGTTCAAGTAGATGAAAAAAG ATCCTCGAACTGGAACTCAGGAGCCAAGCATGAAGCTGGCTATGATGCATTCATGACTGGATGCATTTTTGCACAGGCGTGCAATCATCTAGGCATTGATTTCACCCTCCATGTGCTTGCTGGAGATTTAGCCAAGGATACGAAGCTTCAGAATTATATCAATCGTCTTTATCTTAGCTGGGTTAGTGGAGACATCATTGATCTAAGTACTGGGACATGTACAACAGACTCCTCAGCTTCTAGTAAACTCAAAAGTCGGTACCAGGAGATTTCATTTCCTAGCATCATTTTGTTGTGGGGATTGCCATCTAAACTAAAAGCAAGGGAGATCAAAGTTTGTATATTACAAGCTTTTGGCCCAACTTCTGTTTCCTCTGTCTACCATTTGGATGAAAGCGCAGTCTTTATTCAGTTTAGCAAGCCAGAGCTGGTTtctaagtttcttgaaatgaaggAAACTCTAAGTAGGAACAGTGATCCTATTTCAGTGTTGCATCCTCTTTCAAATATTCTGAACGGGGAACACACTCACGCAGCTACCTATGATGTGTATAGACGAATATGCAGTTCATCCATCTCAAAGAAATTATTCGCAGATCAGGCTGAAGCTGTTGGTATCAAAAACAAAACAGTGTCATCCAGGGCAGAACGGGGAAAAAAGGGAAACCTTGTATTTGACAAAGAAAACGAAGTGAGGGTGTTTGATGAGCAAGTAGATGATCTGATGAGTCCACGATATGGCTCCTCTGAAACAGATAGATCCACGGAGTCTTTTTATCTAGATGAAGTTCTGGCAAGCAAATAG